A section of the Streptomyces sp. Je 1-369 genome encodes:
- a CDS encoding glycosyltransferase family 87 protein, protein MARILTVWGLTRGLLMLFVLHVLTAPGPDVTSDVSVIYQGWYEILRTGTFPLDDVTWQYPPGAALAVLSPALLPFLGYAPAFFVLCLLCDAAVCALLVYAGQRPGKSLRGAWVWVIGVALLGPTSYARYDVMVAAVAVAGLLAGARQPRTMGALAGFGALLKGWPVLLLVGAPRGRATRRSWVAAAGTALVLALAFLVTMPGALAFLTFQRDRGTEVESLGALVFHLARHFGWQGEVRLNYGSVEFLGPYVPLVSTVAQGLSVAAFCWLLVWRLRARARAASTPADAAFVAVLLFTTTSRVISPQYMLWLVGTAAVCLAFRASPMVVPARLVLVATFVTFLEFPVWFSHVVAGDPLGLVLLLVRNGLLVAATVLACRNLWRRTVSAPRGAASRPVPEQISQAPRADTYASAP, encoded by the coding sequence CTCTTCGTCCTGCACGTGCTCACGGCCCCCGGACCCGACGTGACCAGCGACGTGTCCGTCATCTACCAGGGCTGGTACGAGATTCTGCGCACCGGTACCTTCCCCCTCGACGACGTCACCTGGCAGTACCCGCCCGGCGCCGCCCTCGCGGTCCTCTCCCCGGCCCTGCTGCCTTTCCTCGGATACGCGCCCGCCTTCTTCGTGCTGTGTCTGCTGTGCGATGCGGCGGTGTGTGCACTGCTCGTGTACGCCGGTCAGCGGCCCGGGAAGTCGTTGCGGGGTGCCTGGGTGTGGGTGATCGGCGTGGCCCTGCTCGGGCCCACCTCGTACGCGCGGTACGACGTGATGGTTGCCGCCGTCGCGGTCGCCGGGCTGCTCGCAGGGGCGCGGCAGCCGCGCACGATGGGGGCGCTCGCGGGGTTCGGCGCGCTGCTCAAGGGGTGGCCGGTGCTGCTGCTCGTCGGCGCGCCGCGCGGGCGGGCGACGCGGCGGTCGTGGGTCGCGGCCGCGGGTACGGCCCTTGTGCTCGCCCTGGCGTTCCTCGTGACGATGCCGGGCGCCCTGGCCTTCCTCACCTTCCAGCGCGACCGCGGCACCGAGGTGGAGTCGCTGGGCGCCCTCGTCTTCCACCTCGCGCGCCACTTCGGCTGGCAGGGCGAGGTGCGGCTCAATTACGGCTCGGTGGAATTCCTGGGGCCGTACGTGCCGCTGGTGAGCACCGTCGCCCAGGGGCTGTCGGTGGCCGCCTTCTGCTGGTTGCTGGTGTGGCGGCTGCGGGCCCGGGCCCGGGCGGCGAGTACCCCCGCGGACGCGGCGTTCGTGGCGGTGCTGCTCTTCACCACGACGAGCCGGGTGATCAGCCCGCAGTACATGCTGTGGCTGGTCGGGACGGCCGCCGTGTGCCTGGCGTTCCGTGCGAGTCCCATGGTGGTGCCGGCGCGGCTGGTGCTCGTGGCCACGTTCGTGACGTTCCTGGAGTTCCCCGTCTGGTTCTCGCACGTGGTGGCCGGTGATCCGCTGGGCCTGGTCCTGCTCCTCGTACGCAACGGCCTGCTGGTCGCGGCGACCGTGCTTGCCTGCCGGAACCTGTGGCGCCGGACGGTGTCCGCGCCGCGCGGGGCCGCGTCGCGCCCGGTGCCGGAGCAGATCAGCCAAGCTCCGCGCGCAGATACGTACGCCAGCGCGCCGTGA